A genomic segment from Nocardia cyriacigeorgica GUH-2 encodes:
- a CDS encoding VOC family protein has protein sequence MSDSDAGGHRHHAIDYIEIAVTDLPAAKRFYTEAFGWQFNDYGPAYAGIRNPAGPENAEVGGLAQAEQVRGGGPLVLLYSKDLDGSVRAVEAAGGTVVNGPYEFPGGRRFHFTDPSGNELGVWAAK, from the coding sequence ATGTCCGATTCCGACGCAGGCGGCCACCGCCATCACGCCATCGACTACATCGAAATCGCCGTCACCGACCTGCCCGCGGCCAAACGCTTCTATACCGAGGCGTTCGGCTGGCAGTTCAACGACTACGGACCTGCCTATGCCGGCATCCGCAACCCTGCCGGACCGGAAAACGCCGAGGTCGGCGGCCTGGCGCAGGCCGAACAGGTGCGCGGGGGCGGGCCGCTGGTGCTGCTGTACTCCAAGGATCTGGACGGCTCGGTCCGGGCGGTGGAGGCGGCGGGCGGGACCGTCGTCAACGGGCCCTACGAGTTCCCCGGCGGGCGGCGATTCCACTTCACCGACCCGAGTGGGAACGAGCTCGGGGTGTGGGCGGCGAAGTAG
- the dcd gene encoding dCTP deaminase: MLLSDRDIRAEIAGGRLGLEPFQENLIQPSSIDVRLDGMFRVFNNTRYTHIDPAQRQDELTSLVEPAPGEPFVLHPGEFVLGSTLEVCSLPDDLAGRLEGKSSLGRLGLLTHSTAGFIDPGFSGHITLELSNVANLPITLWPGMKIGQLCLFRLTSPAENPYGSASTGSKYQGQRGPTPSKAYLNFPLPSLDR, encoded by the coding sequence GTGCTGCTTTCCGATCGTGACATCCGGGCGGAGATCGCCGGTGGGCGTCTCGGGCTCGAGCCGTTCCAGGAAAACCTGATCCAGCCGTCGAGTATCGACGTGCGCCTGGACGGGATGTTCCGGGTATTCAACAACACCCGCTACACCCATATCGACCCGGCGCAACGTCAGGACGAGCTGACCAGCCTGGTCGAGCCCGCGCCGGGGGAGCCGTTCGTGCTGCACCCCGGTGAGTTCGTGCTCGGATCCACCCTCGAGGTCTGCAGCCTGCCCGACGACCTGGCCGGCCGGCTGGAGGGTAAGTCGAGCCTGGGCCGCCTCGGCCTGCTCACCCATTCCACCGCCGGGTTCATCGACCCGGGTTTCAGCGGGCACATCACGCTGGAGCTGTCGAATGTGGCGAACCTGCCGATCACGCTGTGGCCGGGGATGAAGATCGGCCAGCTGTGCCTGTTCCGGCTGACCAGCCCCGCCGAGAATCCCTACGGCAGCGCCAGCACCGGCTCCAAGTACCAGGGCCAACGTGGTCCGACGCCGTCGAAGGCCTACCTGAACTTCCCACTGCCCAGCCTGGACCGCTGA